The Helianthus annuus cultivar XRQ/B chromosome 11, HanXRQr2.0-SUNRISE, whole genome shotgun sequence region aatcatgtttgaaacttatgttgtgcgtgccgtcagaaacctgttaaactgttaagacacgatttgccagccttAGTTTTATgtattaacaaacaaacacacaaaaataCGCAGTAAACCTTTCCTCTATCCCAGGAGATAGGGTTGTAATCATTTAGCCAAATAACTTGCATGAAAGAATATTTACCTTATTATAGAATTGTAATTGTTTTGTAAAAAGCTACTATTGCGATTACAACTATATTGGAATTTACAACGAAACAgaaggtaaacgggcaacaagctgcgctgCTACCCCTTTTTGTAGCAAAACCAAGTCTTTAAAAAACTGCATCCATAGATCTCgagggtcataacattactatgcatgacagTCTGGACTTGCCTAAGTAGAGCCACAACCTCTGGTGCAAGGAAACCAAAAGTATGAAAAGTAAATGAGATAAACACGTGTTGGTTGTCAAGTCACGCTTTCACGTGTTGGTTTATAATTATTTGATTTATCAGGTGAATCTGAAGAGAATATAAGAGAGCTATTTTCAAAAGCAAACAGGACTGCACCATCTATAGTTTTCATTGACGAGATTGATGCAATTGCTTCAAAAAGAGAAAACCTTCAAAGGGAGATGGAAAAACGAATCGTGACACAACTAATGACGTGTATGGATGAATCTCATAGGACATCTAAACCAGATGACGCTTTAGAAACCACAGAAATGCCAAATGGCAAACCGGGATATGTTTTGGTGATTGGTGCTACCAATAGACCTGATGCGCTCGACCCAGCGTTAAGAAGACCAGGACGTTTTGATTTGGAAATCAGTTTAGGTGCTCCAAATGAAGATACAAGATTAAAGATTCTTTCTGTGCTTACACGAGATAAAAAACTTGAAGGTGATTTTGACCTGATCAAAATTGCGAGGTCAACTCCTGGTTTTGTTGGAGCCGATTTGGATCGTTTGGTGAACACAGCTGGTGGCCTTGCTATAAGGAGAGTGTTTTATAAAAGAAAGTTGGAACTTCCTATAGAAAGTATACAAAATAAAAACTGGTTGAAGAAGGCATGGACTCATGAAGAGCATGCCAGCTATAGGATCACAACGTCTGATTTTGAGGTAGTACAAGACAGTTGTTTGTTACTTATCAAATTCGTTTAATAATTGTTGTTGATTCTTTTTTCAAAAATGATATATAGGCAGCTGCCAAGCTGGTTCAACCCTCTTCTAAAAGAGAAGGGTTCACGAGCATTCCAAATGTCAAATGGGAAGACATTGGAGGTCTTCATTCGCTTAGAAGGGAGTTTTACACTCACATTATCAGCCGTATAAAATATCCTGATGAATGTGAGGTAGATTTAGCATAAATgttatgtgtgtgtgtgaaacAAATACTTCATTCATGAAAACAAATACTTTTCATCGTTAAGTTTGTATTCGTTTAGGATATCGAAGATGATTTGGAGACGGGGTTTTTGCTTTATGGACCTCCTGGTTGTGGAAAAACATTGATTGCCAAAGCTGTTGCTAACGAAGCAGGAGCAAATTTTATACACATTAAGGTCTGTCACGGATTCTATTCCTTTCTTTCTATCTACCTGATTTTTTATTTCCTTAAATTGACACTATATATCGTATCAATCATGAAGGGCCCTGAGCTTCTGAACAAATACGTCGGGGAGAGTGAGTTGGCAGTGCGGACTCATTTCAGTCGCGCAAGGACATGTTCTCCATGCATATTATTCTTTGATGAGgttttttcttaaaattttttATTTAACCTTTTGCTCTAGGATTGATTTTGACAAATgtcattatatatttttttttgaatcaATATTTTAGGTAGATGCTATTACAACTAAGCGTGAAACTGAAGGGAATTGGGTTGCCACTCGAGTTGTACACCAGGTAAGCAAACTTATTGTTAATCTTGCTTGTTGGGTATCAATATTTATTTATACACACATAATCTTATTccattaaaaaaaatgaaaattctctATTCTTTGCAGTTCTTGACAGAGCTAGATGGTGGTGATCAACGTAAGGGAGTTTACGTAATTGGTGCTACCAACAAGTATGGGCTATAAAACTATTTATTCATGATGAATGATTTATAGTTATTGATTTTATTGGGGTTTTATTTATTGTAGACCAGATGCGGTAGACTCAGCACTCTTACGGCCCGGAAGGTTTGGGGAAAACATGTATGTCTCTCTGCCAAACCAAGACGAGCGTGTGTTGATCTTAAAAGCTCTTTCTAAGAATAGGCGATTAGATGCTGATGTGGACTTGATTGCTATTGCTCAGAGATGTGCAAATTTCAGTGGAGCAGATCTTTCAAAACtggtttgttgttttttttttttcaaaaaatgctAATAAGTTACAATGATAAAAAATGCAATCATGTACATGTTTGTTGCCTTTTGTTATGAAAATACGCAAAACTTACTTTTAATAAGTttgatttgggggggggggggatgggcTTTGTTTGTGGGTTGGCGGGTCAAACCCGACACAAACCAAAAAAATTTACACCAACCCAAACAGGACACGAACTCGACCCTTTTAACTTATAACAAACAGTTTAAGTTACAACATAATTTGTTTAAAGAAAATTATAAAACTAAGCCGGTTGACCATGTCAATCTGATCCTCACCTGTTTAATTAGTTAAACATGTTCATGGGTTTAACATAAAACCAACCCGAAcctgtttagactaaacctaaacccacgAATTTCGTATTAGGTTCCTGTcgtgtcgtgtcagaaattcatgTCCCCTTTTCTAGTTAACAAATATGGTTTTCTCTTATTTGTTTGAGTTTTTACCATATTCAGATGAAGAAAGCTTCATTGGctgctcatgaagaaagaattagTAAAATTATAGCTGCTGGTCATGAAGGGACATCTCTCGGTGACACCCGACATATTATTAAAGCAGTTCATTTTGAGCGAGTATTTAGAAAAGTCTCACCTTCTGTCTCAGAAGCGGTATATAATAAACTAGCTCTATCTATCTTTACAAATCGTCATTGTTTAGATCAAGTGATCAACAACATCTGGAAACGGGGTCGTGTTTGTGGGTTGTCGGGTCTAACCCGACACAGATCTTAAAATTTGGCACAAACCAGAAAATTGTGTTTGTGAGAACCGAACCTAAATATGATCAAAAAGTTGTGTCAGACATATAAACCTGTACATGACACGAATATTCAAGGGTTgtttaaatattaaaaacattacCAATATAACAAAATAATACAAATGTATATAAAATTGGTACGTGTAGATTATATATGAAATTTAGGGTGCATTTGGCTCGCGAAATTTAATGGAATTCGAAGAAATAGGAATATGAAATTTGTTGGAACTGGAACTTCAGTTTCATCTTTAAGTGCTTTGTTGGGTAAAGAGTTCAAACTCCTTTTAATATGTGGAATTCAACCGGTAACCGGACCATCGATTTTGAGTTCAGTTCAGCCCGCGTCTTGAACATTATTTTATGTcaatatttaatataaattaaaa contains the following coding sequences:
- the LOC110891596 gene encoding cell division control protein 48 homolog C; the encoded protein is MGKAGKNKKSLMFEKILRHRVKETYGTSIPSIDKLIDGLRAKYPEYGRYRHQLFTRMVKQTLDVHNNNDKKRKLTANYEEDDDVMSRSSASKKAKKIETKGREIELQTEPSELELSSTHTVLIFENESQQFEPGFDFTKSMLRNKYSGSTIRKNIELEPMVKAGSRKSNNNGPRFEDIGGMDDVLDHLEMEVIVPLLHPDLYPSLGLRATAGVLLHGPPGCGKTLLARAIANESGASFYKISAPELVSGVSGESEENIRELFSKANRTAPSIVFIDEIDAIASKRENLQREMEKRIVTQLMTCMDESHRTSKPDDALETTEMPNGKPGYVLVIGATNRPDALDPALRRPGRFDLEISLGAPNEDTRLKILSVLTRDKKLEGDFDLIKIARSTPGFVGADLDRLVNTAGGLAIRRVFYKRKLELPIESIQNKNWLKKAWTHEEHASYRITTSDFEAAAKLVQPSSKREGFTSIPNVKWEDIGGLHSLRREFYTHIISRIKYPDECEDIEDDLETGFLLYGPPGCGKTLIAKAVANEAGANFIHIKGPELLNKYVGESELAVRTHFSRARTCSPCILFFDEVDAITTKRETEGNWVATRVVHQFLTELDGGDQRKGVYVIGATNKPDAVDSALLRPGRFGENMYVSLPNQDERVLILKALSKNRRLDADVDLIAIAQRCANFSGADLSKLMKKASLAAHEERISKIIAAGHEGTSLGDTRHIIKAVHFERVFRKVSPSVSEAVYNKLALSIFTNRHCLDQVINNIWKRGRVCGLSGLTRHRS